From Melospiza melodia melodia isolate bMelMel2 chromosome 19, bMelMel2.pri, whole genome shotgun sequence, one genomic window encodes:
- the CIMIP1 gene encoding ciliary microtubule inner protein 1 isoform X1, which yields MEAADHRAENKEYINYVAQDKSWKIRIETERDAAKRWAEKWGFLKTPLEELLGPEKKEAAKPKLQLPDHLQVRPVTPVEKYIKVLPSPPVPKTTQGLIGWRSSVPALALEHDYQVQSSKGSIIRMK from the exons ATGGAGGCCGCTGACCACAGAGCCGAGAACAAAGAGTACATCAACTACGTAGCCCAGGACAAGAGCTG GAAAATCCGTATTGAAACTGAAAGAGATGCTGCAAAAAGATGGGCTGAGAAATGGGGATTTTTGAAGACACCTCTTGAAGAG TTGCTTGGACCTGAAAAGAAAGAAGCTGCAAAGCCCAAGCTACAGCTTCCAGATCACCTGCAGGTTCGACCTGTGACACCTGTGGAAAAATACATTAAG GTGCTTCCATCTCCTCCAGTACCTAAAACAACCCAGGGATTAATTGGCTGGAGATCAAGTGTTCCAGCACTGGCTCTTGAGCACGATTATCAAGTCCAAAGCTCCAAAGGATCTATCATTAGAATGAAGTGA
- the CIMIP1 gene encoding ciliary microtubule inner protein 1 isoform X2 gives MAAVPSKKSQKTIERDPFPRKIRIETERDAAKRWAEKWGFLKTPLEELLGPEKKEAAKPKLQLPDHLQVRPVTPVEKYIKVLPSPPVPKTTQGLIGWRSSVPALALEHDYQVQSSKGSIIRMK, from the exons ATGGCTGCGGTGCCATCGAAGAAATCCCAAAAGACGATAGAAAGGGATCCTTTCCCTCG GAAAATCCGTATTGAAACTGAAAGAGATGCTGCAAAAAGATGGGCTGAGAAATGGGGATTTTTGAAGACACCTCTTGAAGAG TTGCTTGGACCTGAAAAGAAAGAAGCTGCAAAGCCCAAGCTACAGCTTCCAGATCACCTGCAGGTTCGACCTGTGACACCTGTGGAAAAATACATTAAG GTGCTTCCATCTCCTCCAGTACCTAAAACAACCCAGGGATTAATTGGCTGGAGATCAAGTGTTCCAGCACTGGCTCTTGAGCACGATTATCAAGTCCAAAGCTCCAAAGGATCTATCATTAGAATGAAGTGA